TTCACTTCCTCATGTCTCACTCACCTAACGCTTGTGCCAGGAGTGTCACTGCAGATCGACAGTACGTAAAAGATACAATTTTGTatcaaatgataaaataacagCAGGCAAAAAGGAGCTACGCTGCCTTTAGGTGACAGAAGCCGAGGACAGTTGATTCATTTGTGACAAATATGATTaagtcctgcagcagcattGCAAATCATTCCAGGGTGAGACTCAATTTGCTCCTGGCATATTGGATTAGAGAATCTGTAAACTTTCATTTTGGTGCGTGCAAGACTGTGTGATGATCTGATTATGGACAATTACAGTGACCTGCTATTGAATTTTAAACAACATTTAACAAATGAAAGGTGCCATAGTGCATTTGATGTATATATTAGAATGGAGTTTACCTTAGAGGGCATTCTGGTCACACTTCAGTTGTGTTTTAGTTATGAAAAATCCAAAATCAACACGCAATTTATCACACTCAGTTTCATGTCAGGGTTTTTTCAAGCTAATACAATGCGTCCGCCCAACACTCTGGACATGTTTTGTCTCATGTGGAGTACAGCTTCCATACCAAACTTCCtggtgctttaaaaaaataataaaataaacaaggGCAGTTGGAATCCATCAGCATCCCACAACACAATTCTTACATTTATAGTCACAACTGGGCCATAGAGCTCCATTACTGCTGTAAAACTAATAAGTAAATTATTTCATAACCACAAAGACTTATATTTGAATTAGGTGGAACAAATTAATACATACGCTGTCGCTGGTTGAACGACACCTTACAATGAGCACAGCTTATCTGCTGTAATTGTTCACTACTGAGCAACTTTACATGAAGTCCAATTTGCATAAATCTATCGTCTGTGCGATGTAGGTTTAAATTTTGTGCTACAAACCCTCTTCAGCATCCCGTGACCTCAGTGCGGATTTGTTCTCCTGGCCCAGCGACTGCAGCAGCATCCCGCAGAAGGCCTTCATCACAGGGTGCGACTGGCTCACCTCGATCTTCAGATAATGAGCGTAGCAGCGGtaggctgcagacacacagggagggagggatcaCTCCTGGGCAAAAGTAATAAACACACAGGGCTGCACCCCATGTTGGCTTTGAGGCAATCACACATAATGGAGGGACaatcacactttttttccttctctttttaaACCACCTGCTTTTCCGGACAACAGATGTCTTGAATCTGCAGCCATTTCAGAGAGTGGTGTGCAATTAGAGTCCATGCACTGCACAGAATACAGATATCATAGAAGCTGTGCTGAGCTGACAGGAGGCTAAAGGGGACCCGATGTAAATTCACAGCCAATAAGTGGAATCACACAAAGTATATTTTTTCATGGAAAATTGGATCCTCTGAAGCCTATGTGGAAAAAAGGTATGCTGCTTTCAAAAGCACAAAACAGACTGAGTGCACATTGAtgttaagaaataaaaataaacgaAAATGTAGAACATAACCGACTTGTTTTAAACTTCAAAATAATATCATGTAAGGTTTTCATGAACACACATGCAATACATAAATGTATGAATgttaaacttgtttttgttgataCAGTTGATAGAAACCGTACTAAAGGGGTACTGTGGAGGGCCAAGCCAGCTTCTCGAGTCTCAATGTGTACGAGTCAAAAGAAAAGCACTATGTTTCATGGTTTTAATGATTTAATATTTAAGTTACTTAATTTATGTGTCTGATAATGGTGATTCAAATATGTTCAACAGTCCCCAAAGCTGcaaccctcacacacacacacacacaccaatggatGCAGCTACCATGCAAATCCATCGGGAGCAATTTGGggctcagtgtcttgctcaaagaAACTTCAGTTAAGAGACCAGGGGAGATGGGCGATCAAAGCTTTAAACGGACTGAAAGACGACCTGCTCTGCCAGCCGCTCTACAAAGTATTCTGAATTTCTCACCGACTCGTTGGGAGCCGGCCCTGGACATCCGAAGGACTGCATGCAGCCCAGAGCACACACAATGCCCAGGTCTGTCTGTGACATTATGCCCATGTTGTTCACCATCTGTACTCACCTGGATCGAAAGCTTCAACATTACGGTTGAGAAGACTGATATCCATGCGTCCCATGTGAACTATATTGAACAGGGCTGTAATGACCAAGCGCCAGATTGCCAGCAGCACCCCAATCAGAACATTGACTGGAAACAGCAGGTATGTCAGCAGGAACAGATtccctctggaaaaaaaacaattgcattgcatgaaacaaagaaaaaagtaaaatgtttgGTGGTAAACATAATTTATACAGGAGTAAACACAGTGAGCAACCTGTTGTTTAGGTCTCGTGTGCCTGCTGTTTTTTTGATGAAACAAAACCTCGCAGTGATGTGCTGGATCAACACAGCCAGAATAATCATCAGCCAAAAGGGCCTGgaagagcaaaagaaaaaaaaaatcaacatataAGAAAATATGCTCACAGCTAAAAGGAGACATCTGGAATCACGTTCAATTTCACACAGTACTTGAGATTTTAATATATCTGGCTATTTAACTTATTCTATATAATCCTCAAATTAAAATACTACTACAGGGTGAATGGTTATCTCATTACCAAAAAGTCTTTAGtatcattcattttaaaaagtacatTGCTGCTGCCGTTTAGTCTGGGTTGAGTTTCCCATAAATGAAGTTGTAAATGTTTAGTTTTGCTCTGCAccaatttcttttttaataatttctttggaaaaatgatgaaatgataaTGAATAGATCATATGCAAAGGCATCTCACTGAATACCATATTCTTGTGGAACTATGTACTAAATACACTgtcacattttatattttagaCTATGCAAAAAATCTCTGCTCTGGCTGAGTTATTGTAGGTAAAATGCTTTCTCACTAAAACTGTAAAGCTGAATAAAATGGGTAGATTTTCACACCGAGCCACAGCGCAGAATCCTGACACTCACCACATGCTCCACAAGATCTGGAAGAGGATCAGATTCTGTCCGTGCAGGATAGGTATGATTACCAAGAAGACAGCgaccaggagacagaggaagaagacCAAAGTCTGGATAATCATGCCTGCGGGGGAGAgatcagagcttcaggcttcaccACCAACGCTCAACAAACCTACACCAGAGATTTTTCTGCAGACTTTAGGAAGCCTCGACATGTTTTTGGCTGAGAACATTAAAACACTTAAGAAGAATGACATAAAAGCTTCATCTTTAAATTCACTGAGTGGACACAGACAGGTTTATGATTTTGAATGATGATAATAATCcttatttttttgctgtgacAGTGTGTGGGCGTACCAAAGAAGACATGAGCCGCCGTGTAGCTGGTGTATCCCATCCAGCAGGCCAGTGCTGGCCGGGAAGCCCTGATGCTTCTCTGGCAGTTATAAACATTGTAGATATCTCCTCTGTACAGCCCTTTAAGGTTCGACCTGCACCGAGAATAATACAGTCATTCCAAAGCAGCTCCGCACGATTCAAAAATTGGTTCATCACTAAATGCACATATCACACAATGAATTAAAGAAGTGATTTATTGGAGGATATAACTGGAACACAATTCAATTCCAGTCTGAGAAATCCATTTCTTTTAATCCACTGTAATTTATGGTGATTGCAcagtatttcattttcatcttaaTAGCCATTTTCAATTGTAGCAGCAGTTTACACTGGGAGCATGCTTTTCTGTCTAGATGATTAGTACTTTATTATGTTAAAATAACCATGCAATCATAATGAAGGGACCAGAACGCAAAGCACATTCGCAATTACTGGAAAACGTGGGAGGAGACGAGCGGCTCAGAGAGGGGGAGAGCGATTCTACTGCTTTGTTAGAAGACATACCGATGCAGAACCATAGATCGCATGAGCATAGCCAGGTTGACCAGACCAGACAGGGTCATCGCTGAGATATAGCACACTGCCGGAAACAACATCACACATTTAGAATGTTTACCGAGGAAGGGTGTCATTCAACGGAAGCTCATACTGAAGAAAACACCACACATTAGCCAGGATGTTATTTTAGTAGTTGCACAACCAACACATTTTGGTGCaatgtgtaatttgacaccttcTCACTTGTCCATTTTATTAATACATCAAAGCTGCTGCCTAATATTTCCCAACCACTAAAAGAGATAATCACTGTTCTTTGCTTCAggggtcataatgttgtggctgattgaTTTATGTACAAAAACACTGATGGAAGAGGCTGATATGATAAACACTAAATGGCTGCTTCCGCTCTTTGGTTTCACCCACCTTCTACACACCACATGTAGAAAACCACGATTcggaccacttcctgtttgtctggAGACAGAATAATCTTGAAGCCGGCTAAAAGGTTTGCGACGTCTTCGTCCACCCCTGAACGAGCAGTCTGGAGAGTCGGCACCACTCCGATGATCAGCAATAGACCCACCTAGCAGATAACAAACAGGATGTTCGTACATTACAGCAGAACCGCTCGTCCAGCTCTGCCGTGCGCTGGCTGCACGGATGCAGTAATTACAAGCAGCATCGGGGTCGTAAAGCAGCGTCAGCAATCGTCCGATAATACTTGGAGCCTAATGGAGGTTTTAGAATCAGAGTCAACGTCAGGATGGGCTCTGCTCTCTCAACTGATTCATcccatttcatttcagttcagacatGTTTGAGTTTATGGACTCGGCATATAAAAACCATGCATGTTACTCAAAGTATCAGGCTAGGTAGCCATTTCCTCTTTATTTGACCCTTCCTATTCACAGTTAACCAAGAGAAGTTGACTATTTTCCAAAGTCCATCACtacaaaattacatttattttctatCCCTGTTGAATGCAGATGCTAAAGGTGGCCGCATATGGGTTATATGAGGTGTGGTGGTCGTTACCTGATACATGACAATAAAAGACACAACGGCAGATACGGCCAGCTTCAGGGGAAATCTGAAAGCTAAATGAAAGGAGAGAagtgtcagaaaaaaacattcaggaggaacaagtccagcaCACAACTGACAACAGCGTCATAGTGTAATAGCACAGCTGTGTATATCAGCTTTTTTTACATGTACTTTGTGTgcaaaaaccaagaaaaaggGTTAGCTTTTATATTATACACCTTCAACACTAAAAGCACATTCTGCCCTTCCACATATCTTCATACAAAAGCTTCCCCTatagcctgtgtgtgtgtgtttgtagttcaaacaaaacagcaataaaaacattcaaatatgAACATAACTGAGTGGGAATCTTGGGAATGCCATTAGAAGACAAAACCaggcatgaaaaaaaagattgagaTGACATATTTACCTTTCTCTGGTGTATAAATGTACGACTTCACGGCATCAGTTATTCTTTGAAGGAGTTTGGGTTTGTCTGTGCGCGATGTGCTGAAGAGATAAATGACCAACAACAAAGTAATGAGATTCTAACACACAATTGTTGCTGTTATCATGTTTTGTACATCAAAATATAGAAAAGATGTCTTAAGCTGACAGATATCAGTCGGGTGTTTTTGCTTTCAGGAAGTTAATGTTTTGTTTAACATATGTCGAAAAAGTTCCAGCTAACTGGAAAATCTCATCTCGACACTTGAACGCTGCCATTTCTCGTTAACTTCTTTAATCTGGTGCACTTTTTCCATTTGCACAAAGTATTAATGCAACCTGACATAAACAGATCAATGCATGATGAACCAGAGCCAATATGTTCAATGTCCACTCCATTATTGAGATATTAGGGAACaaaatggtttgttttcctGCCACTGTGGACATTATCCAGGCTTGGAACCACTGATTCCCTTCTATGACGTATTAGTTTTTTTCAAGGACAAACGATGTGCCTGGTCTGGaccctgttttatttttgtgcattATACTACTATTTCATCTACTacttttcattgcatttttttcaaacttatttCATTATCAGTAAAGAAAGCAGAAaacctttttgtctttttatgttcACATGGTAAGAATGACAGTAAATTTGAATCCGTCTCCCTTCTTGttggctgtatcctgcttttagCAAAAGTCAATTTAGGATTTCTTTGCCACAAGCTAAAGataatgggagaaaaaaaaagacatttccttgCATTATATTGAGGAAGCACATCAAATCTCACCTGCTTTTGGTGGACTTCTTACTCAGCATTTTCTTCACATAATCTCTGTAGTAGCTGCTGCTGAGATcctaaaagaacaaaaactgtgATCAACTTATTGACCTGACTGAGATGATTTTAAATGCACAGGTGGATAACTGATTTGACTCTGTCGGACACAGATGCACCAGTCAGATATTTCTGAACTCCTCCGCAAGTCTGGGGCACTCAGTAATCTTCCAATTACAACCACCTTTCTCAGCTTTAAGGTATGGAAAAAGCCTCCCTATGATGAGGTTTATGGCGTCAGGTGCGTTCCTGTGCAGGAGGCGGGGGCTGAGGCGACTTGAACTCTTGGCTATGGCTTCTCACAGTTTTTGTCACGCCCGTGCCGAGATTAGCGCCGCATAAACACCGCATTGTGTCTCCccggtggaaaaaaacaaggcaaCCTTTTCATAATCTGATCAAGAACATAACATAAACCAATTACGTCAAATCTGCTTAAAATGATTAGGCCGCTGGGTGCATGGCGATGGACTCCACATTTCCCCTCAGCCGAGACTGTACGAGCACGGTAAGCCCCGCGATTAGCAGGCAGCTTATGGAGGTTTCTCATGTGCACAGATTTggatgaaaacatgcattttagtgagagttcttttttttttctccctctttttaaaGGTCAAGCTTACATGAGCTTAAACTATTAATCAACAAAATACAGTTGGTTATGTAACTCCGAGTGAAGAAAGTGGAGAAAATTTAAAGTGGAGTTATCACAGGAAGTGCCCTTACCTCTGTAGCACTGTGCTTCTCGGTGCCCTTCAAGCCCTTAAACAGAAGAAGCGGATATTGGAAGCTGAGGAACGCCAAGCAAGCGATTTGGGGCAGGCTGGAGTACAGGGAGTAGTATGCATGGATCTGCAAAGAGATAGAAAATAAGACTTTAAACCATTTCGTAACGTAATGTCACAAGCAAAAAACATCTATGGATCTggtcctttctgtgtggagtatTATGCGTggcctttctctttctctgggTATTCCGGTTTTCTCTCTCAGTCATGCGACATGCGCGAGAGGTAAATTGATCACTGTGAATTGCCTGAGgtgtgttttgatttctttctctgtgtttaccCTGCGATAgacaaacattttcagtgtgtcAGCTGGGATGGGCTCCAGCCAATGTGACCTTGAATTTGATAGTGccatagaaaatggatggacggGCAGTTATCATACAAATAACAGCATTAAATGAAATGACTGCATGGAAAATGGTAATAAGACTAGATTATACCTTTATGTCAAAGTGAGACTGAAAAAACCTTGCATAATGTGCAGCGTGGATGTCTCAGACACACTCTAAATGGATTAACCGTGAAAAAAGGCTCTTGATTAAGACATGCAGACACTGGAACTAATTGTTTTGAGAAATAGCTATTCACGGCTCTCAGAGGCCCAACATGTTGGATGTTGCACAAATTCTGGGATTGGGTCAGGTTCAGTACTCAAGCTGTGTGTCTTTAAGAGCCAGTTGCATCTTTTCAAATGCCACTTCTTACATATACTTTGTTTGGTAGTCACTGAGTTTCCAAGCCAGAACAAAACCTGCATTGTTCTTAGAAATAATCCCAACTACTTAGACAGACACATGAAAGATTTACTGGCAGGCGAGTCTTCGCTAATCTTCTGCTCTCTCTGACAatctgatttaaatgaaaaagagcTAATTTTGGCAATGACTGCAATCTTTGCTTACCAGAGGAGTTCTGGGACAATCGATTTTTTGCCAGACCAGAATACCAAAGTGTGTCCATGATAGTAGGCTTCCCAACACATAGCCCACTTTATTATGTAAGGTGCCACATGCCAGGAGAGGGTAGTATAATGCGGGGTAGTAAAAGACTCCCAGGATCACCCAGTTTTCTGCAAATAAAACACGAGTGTGTCAAGATCAAAACAGATGAAGACATTTACATCTGATGGGCAATGAGTAGACAACATGACAACACGTTTTCCTGGAAACGTAATGGTTACTTTTAGAAGTAAATATTTATTGAATCGCTGCtgcaaactgggactgttgattATTTCTGATGGTTTTGTCAGTCAAGTCTACTGGAGAAGGGTGGTAAAGGTCATCCTCAAATATACGTAACATTACTACTTTGCAAGAATAAAAGTCACTTGGTTTTGATGTCATGTCAGCTGTAATGCGTTTCAGGGTTAAACGTAAAAGTTTACATTAAATAAATCCATCCTGAGCATGCCCAGCAGTACCAACCcacaccacaaggtggtgttggGAGTCACTCGCCAATCAAGCCTCAACAAGGGAAAGAAGGAAACGCCACAACAcaactgaggacagactggaggctgCGGCAATAGCATCCAAAGCCTAAACTAtgacttatgttatttattGTACGTTTAAAGTGTCGtatttaaagcgacactaaggaacttttcaaccttaataaaacattttaatatcttttgtgatgacacatcgacttacaacgggttgaatgacccctctgtcacgggctgagggcgtcagtattgctttcacttggactaagaaactgtgaggagggtggtaggaacccagcacacggcatgcgtcacattatgatataatattgtttagccaccattagattcattacctcgtcgctatccgtccttcacacagccactggaaacaaatgtaggcgagttcagtctgacagcatgccaccgggagcagcattttacgacgtcacgcactagtcctcatgggaactgtagtattccttcaggcaaaacactaccgcttttgtccactggcgccgccaaaatcaacggaaactgaaagttccttagtgttactttaacaCAAATGAAGTGTATAAAAACCCTAAGAACTCATTTCTTTCTCCAGTTTATTCTGCTGTATTGTTCTCTCCTTCGCCTGTTTGAAAACTTTCTATGGATGAAAAGTTTACAAACCAAACAGGAGCTGTATGTGTGACTCTACTGAATTCTCTGCTGCTCAGGGATTGAGAAAAACAGTAGGAGTCAAACTCCTTACAGTTGTTTCTTATGCAAGTTAAAACTCTAAGCTTCTTGTAAAGCTTACTATCAAACTTCTGAGTCAAAagtacagaaacaaaacagagatacatgtaaacaaaacaatctcTTTATGTAACACAGGTATTGAGCAAAAATATTCTGATGTCCCTAATCTTTAAATATGGTTAAAGATTTCTGCTTCACCTCTTTTTCTTAAAACCCCCAATTTAAAAGCCTGAAGATGACTGTCGATGGATTACAGTGACAGGCTGATGTGAGTGCTGGAAGAACCAAGATAACCTCACGTTTGTTCTGGGTGTCTTCGGTGAACGGAAGGGGGTTTGGAGAGACGATGAGCCCCCACAGTTTGCACAAGAGCACTCCAAACACAGCCACTGCCAGGCCCTTGTGCTGCGTATGGTCCAGGAAGTTGACCGGACTGTGAAGGAAGCGGCAGGTATTTAGAGCTCACATGTCAGCAGACTCGCGTTTGAATGAAACACTTCTTGATCGAATGAGAAATCACCCAACCTCAGTGGACGGCTATGTTTGTATTGCCCGtgtttttaaatttacatttccCAACTGAAGCTCACCTCAGTTACTTCATCTCAAGGTTTGAAACAGAGGCAAGAAAATCTGTCACTTCATATTTCTGTCTATCCAAGAAATGCTTACTATGAAAGTGCTCATCATTAGAGATTATCATTTGATTCAATGAGCAGCACGAATGGAACAGAATTGGGAGTTAATTCTCTAAGCAATTTGTCTTTAATAAAAATTAATAATCTATGAAAAAAATGCTTACACTGTATATTGTGTATTGAGTATGTATCCAGTCTTTATTTTCCCAACCAAATGTTAACcttttgatggattttttttaaacgtcaTTTTAATGAGCTGCATGCAAAACTGTATGTGGTCGAAAAACAAATGGAAGTTAACTGCAAAAAACTGCTTTGATTGGGAAAATCATAACTACTTaattacttttgttttcatttcattggtcAAATGTTGCAGACCCCTGCACTGACAGCTTAAACAcaccaaagaaaaacactggaaaaaaaaacttcccacACAAATGGCTTCATCAGTGTGAATTAATGTCGCGACAAATTGCAGTTAAAAACAATGAATCCGCCTCACCTGAGTAAACCCTGGAGTCCTTTCTGTCTGTAGCCCGTCTTCGTGCGCCTCGCTAAGATCGCCAGGATCAGCATAATGACGACCTGCAGGAGACACAATCTCAGTTAGTCTGATCTGCAGCGAGCATTAATACATTACTACATGCTACGAAAGGCCACACAGACAGAGCCTGTAAAGAGGGCACCACACTGCTGTGGAGCTGTCATCCGTCAGGACCACAGACCAGAGAGCTCAGTGACCTGTCGTGACCTGTGACACATTTAGGGAACACAGGAATACTGCTTTAAAGCAGTATAGGTCTTTTAGAGATGGCTGTTGAAAAGGATGTcctcaaagaaaacaagaagaaagaacaaaGCAGGAAGCAAACTCAGATTTACTTGGTAGAAGAAAGTTTAAAGTTTTaagttgtatgtgtgtgtgttggtgtcctCCAACAGTTACGTTTGAGGATAAATAACCATTGACTGAATAAAGTGGTATCGATGGCTTTCTCCACTGGAATTACATCAAATTTTAGTCATTCTACAAACTTTGAGTTTTAcgttttcagatgttttgaaacaaaaaggaacaatattgacagaaaaaaaaaccaacagtcaGGGGTTCATCAATCTACAAATGTACCTACAAAGATGCAGAGAATCTGggaaaagctgcagctgaagatCAAAAGTAGATTCTGGCAATATTCAGTCTTTCTGGCTTATTCTTATACTGGAAATCATGTAAAAGCTTACAAACACTTTCAGAGATCACTGTTTGCAACTACAATTCACACAGCAATCTACAAATGAGCCCAAAAATATCTTTTAGTGTCTCTTTGGTTCAAACTTTTCAGAGAACTGCAAAGaaatttcaagtgttttcaaaagcaAATGAGAAAACTAATTTAAAATAGActgaggtgaaattgaaaactgTTCTCTGGTGTTAATGAATCAAACGTTTACATTTTGACCGGCGATATACTAACAACATGCGAGCTGCATATTGTATTCAACAGCAGCATGACTTCACAGTAGATCCTAATAGAATCTGGATGATAAATTACTGCTCTACAGATGTTTCACCAATGGAAAACATCTGCTTTGTAAACTGAA
Above is a window of Salarias fasciatus chromosome 7, fSalaFa1.1, whole genome shotgun sequence DNA encoding:
- the stra6 gene encoding receptor for retinol uptake stra6, which produces MDKDYLLDYEYPDLGPPPPKIVKEIIPPCDPTADDKLYHICITAISVVIMLILAILARRTKTGYRQKGLQGLLSPVNFLDHTQHKGLAVAVFGVLLCKLWGLIVSPNPLPFTEDTQNKQNWVILGVFYYPALYYPLLACGTLHNKVGYVLGSLLSWTHFGILVWQKIDCPRTPLIHAYYSLYSSLPQIACLAFLSFQYPLLLFKGLKGTEKHSATEDLSSSYYRDYVKKMLSKKSTKSSTSRTDKPKLLQRITDAVKSYIYTPEKAFRFPLKLAVSAVVSFIVMYQVGLLLIIGVVPTLQTARSGVDEDVANLLAGFKIILSPDKQEVVRIVVFYMWCVEVCYISAMTLSGLVNLAMLMRSMVLHRSNLKGLYRGDIYNVYNCQRSIRASRPALACWMGYTSYTAAHVFFGMIIQTLVFFLCLLVAVFLVIIPILHGQNLILFQILWSMWPFWLMIILAVLIQHITARFCFIKKTAGTRDLNNRGNLFLLTYLLFPVNVLIGVLLAIWRLVITALFNIVHMGRMDISLLNRNVEAFDPAYRCYAHYLKIEVSQSHPVMKAFCGMLLQSLGQENKSALRSRDAEEGIQLVQQEKKQHKVSSARRARGHWQLLYTLVNNPSLVGTRKHFHRQTSESFVNGSLNRSTKQGSKKEAAAKEEATASN